CAATCCAGAAATACATGATTGGTTTGTAAGTGAATACCCGAAGCATTGTAAACGAAAACTCGATATGGGTAAAAGTTGTATTCGTTTTAAAAAGCTAGATGATATTCCGTATGAATTAATTGGGGAATTATGTAGTAAAATAACAGTTGAGGATTGGATTGCAACGTATGAAAAAAATGTAAAGAGATGAAAAAAGGTAAAGTAACGGGAATTGGTGGCGTATTTTTTAAAACTGAAGATGTAAATTCAACTAAAGAATGGTACAAAAAACATTTAGGTTTTAATACTGATGATTGGGGATGTACATTTTGGTGGAAAGATAATGATGGAAACAAAGCATCGACACAATGGAGTCCGTTTAAAAAGGATACCGATCATTTTCTACCTTCAAAAAAAGGATTTATGATCAATTACAGAGTTGAATATTTAGAAGATTTATTGGAACAACTCAAAAAAGAAGGTGTTACTGTTCTTGGAGAAATTGAAGAATATAGCTACGGTAAATTTGCTTGGATTGTTGATTTAGATGGCAATAAAATTGAGCTTTGGGAACCAATTGACGAAGCTTTTTTATAGTTCTTGAGCCTGAGCTATTAAATCTAAAGTAACTTCGAAAATTGGTTTATTTACCATTTTACTTTTTAACCAAGCATAAAAACTCATCACAAAGATATCTTCTTGTTTAGCACCAATCCACTCAAAAGAATTTTCTACAGTTTGAAAAAATTTGTCTGAAGTAATTTCTTTCGGATTATCATAATAAAGCGCTACATATTTCAAGAAAATCAATACACGCTCCTGCCCTACTTCCTTTATATAAGTTCTATATTGTCGTTTAAATCTTGACAATCGATTTTCAAAAACATCAAAATTATCCAATTCAACAAGCAGCAATATTTCAATTAAACTCTTTTTAATTACCCATTCTTTCCCAACCTTTTCCAAATACCATTTGTCTGTATGATATAATTTAGACAATAACTTATACGACTCTTTTATTGCTCCTTTCTGAAAATAAAACACCACCAAACTTAAATGAAGATCCAATGTTCCAACAACATCTGAATGTTTCTTTTTCAAAATAAACTCTAATCTTTCAATAGCCTCATTCTGATTATTCATATAATTCAAATTCAGCGTATACAACAACTCATATTTTAATCTGAATGTACGTTCATACTTTCGTTTATTCTTTAAAATCTCAGCATCCATAAGCTGCAAAAAACTTAAAGATTTTTCAAATTGCTTTGTTCTAAACAAAGTATTTGCGATCATATACAATACGTGAATATGATAAAACCGTTCTTTTTCTTTATTTGGTTTCTCCTTTAAAAACTCATACATATCCAACATAAAAGACTCTACTTCTAAATAATCTTTAGTTATAAATGCAGAAATACTGGCTATAGTTAATAATTGATAAAGCGACTTAAAAGAAAGTGTTTTATTAATATCTATATTTTGATCATGTAATATTTTTAAAACAATTTTTTGAAAATCAACTACCTCTCCTTTTGCAGAAATCTGATGTAAGATTGCTCTCACTTTTGCATATACGATATTAAGCTCTTCTTCTAATGCTGCTTGTTTTTTATTTCTTCTAAATACTTCAATTAACTCGTTTAAATTTTCTTTTTCATTCTCATGTGAAAATTGAATTCTTAAATGATAAATTTCATTCAAGTAAGGGTACAATTGATATTCTTCTGCGATTTTAGTTGCCTTTTGCAATAATTTAAATCCTAAAGCATATTGTTGTTGCTGTAAAAAAGAACGTGAAACTAAAATGTATTTTATCACGGCTACTTTCTCTGAATTCTCTTCCTCTAAATTTAAAGCCGCTAAAAATTCTATTAGAGCTTCATATAACCGTTTTCTAAGTGCATGATATGCATCTTTCTTTCCGTTTGAATACAATGCCTCACACATCTCTTCTGAAGAAAGTTCATTTGCATAAATCAATTTAAATAACTGAATGTTTTTCACATCAGTTCTTTTATTTTTCTTACTTAAAAAACTAATAAACCGTGTATAATCTTCTGTAGAAAACGAAGAAATAACTGCATTTAAACTCATTTTTAATCGTCAGTTTTAAACATAAAAACTCAATAAATATAACCATTAATTAAAGTATGTAAACTTATATATCATCAGTTTTATTGAAATTTAGTTTTCTTCACTTCTCGATTACTTCTCATCTTTGTAGTGTAATTATTTAAAATAAATTATTATGGATTATCAAACAACAATTACTAATAAGGAAACAACAAATAAGAAAGAAAAAAGAAAAGAAATTAAAGTGTACGATCAAAAACCAACAAGTGCTTTCGTTGGTGCATCATGGGCGTCTTTATTTGTGGGAACAATTGCTTTTTGTATTGGTTTATGGAATGCCGATATGTTATTAAATGAAAAAGGATATTACTTTACTATTTTATTATTCGGACTATTCTCTGTAATCTCTGTTCAAAAGGCAGTAAGAGATAAACTAGAAGGAATAGAAGTTACCAATATGTATTATAGTATAAGTTGGGCAACAACTATTATTTCTATACTTCTTTTAGTTATAGGATTATGGAATGCAGATTTAGAGTTAAGTGAAAAAGGATTTTATGCCATATCATTTATGTTAAGTATTTATGCTGCAATTGCAGTTCAAAAAAACACAAGAGACATTGCTTTTATAGAAAGAAATCAAAAGAATAATCATAAAGATTTGTTTTGATAGTTCGATTAGTTACATAGCTGATCAAAAAGCCCGGCAAAATTATATTGCTGGGTTTTCTTTTTATTTTTTTTAAATTTGATAAGTAACTCACTTTAAATCAATAAAAATGTCTGAAGAGAATAAGAATTTAGAAGATCAAGCAAACGAAGCTGCAGAAAACGCTGAAAACACAACTGAAGAAACCATTAATGACACTAAAGAATCTGCTAAAGAAGCCTTCAATAAAGCTACAGATAAGGCTACGGAATTAGCCGGAGAAGCAAAAGAAGCATTTAAAGATGCTGCTGAAAAAGCTGGTGAATACGCTAAAGTTGCTGAAGAAAAAGTTTCTGAATTTGCAGGAGAAGCGGGAGAAAAACTTGCCGATTTAGCGGATGATGCTAAAGAAGCTTTTGATGGTGCAAAAGAAAAAGTGAACGAAATGTTAGCTAGTGAAGAGGTTCAAAAAATGAAAGCAAAAGCTAATGAATTGGCTGGTGATGCAAAAGAAGCTTTTGACGATGCTGCTGAAAAAGCTGCTGATTTAGCTGAAGATGCTGTTGAGGAATTAAAGGAAGCAAAAGGAAAAGCAAAAAATTTCTTTCAGAGGTTATTTGGAAAATAAGATAAAAAAAACTAATCCTTTTTCAAGGATTAGTTTTCACAAA
This genomic stretch from Tenacibaculum jejuense harbors:
- a CDS encoding VOC family protein, which codes for MKKGKVTGIGGVFFKTEDVNSTKEWYKKHLGFNTDDWGCTFWWKDNDGNKASTQWSPFKKDTDHFLPSKKGFMINYRVEYLEDLLEQLKKEGVTVLGEIEEYSYGKFAWIVDLDGNKIELWEPIDEAFL
- the yiaA gene encoding inner membrane protein YiaA translates to MDYQTTITNKETTNKKEKRKEIKVYDQKPTSAFVGASWASLFVGTIAFCIGLWNADMLLNEKGYYFTILLFGLFSVISVQKAVRDKLEGIEVTNMYYSISWATTIISILLLVIGLWNADLELSEKGFYAISFMLSIYAAIAVQKNTRDIAFIERNQKNNHKDLF